TCGTCGCGGTGCACCGCGACCGGACGAAGCTGCCCGCCGCGCGGTTCGACCCGCAGGCCGAGCCGGCCGCGTCAGTCGCGTCGCTGCCGTCGCTGCGCGAGGAGCGCGCCCAGGAGCCCGTCGCCGAGCAGCTCGTGGCCGAGCAGCCCGTCGCCGTCGAGCCCGTCGTCGAGGCCGCCCCGGCCACGGTCGAGCTTCCTGCGGTCGACCGTGACGAGGAGGCGTACGCGGCGGACGCCGAGGCGCCCACGCGCGAGAGTGCCCTGACCGAGGACGCGCTGGGCGGCGGTCTCGGATCGCTCGGTGCCGGTGCGCTCGGCGCTGCTGCTTCCCTGGGCGGCGCGGCGCTGCCGGGTGGTGGCGCGTTCGGTGGCGGTGCTGCTCTTCCGGGCGTGAGCCGCTCGGGCGGCATGACGTTCCCGCCGAGCACCGACGACCTGGGTGCCCCGGTCCTGCCGACCGACGCGAGCCACGCCGCCGCTCCGGCGGCGGAGGAGCCCGTCGTCGGGCGCCGCTTCGACGTCGACCCTGCCGACGCGACGATCGAGATGCCGATCACCCAGCTCGACGACGAGCCGGATGTCGTCGAGGGGCCTGCTCCCGAGCAGGCTGCTGCCGAGGCGCCCGTCGCTGAGGCAGCGCCCGAGGCCTTCGCGTACGCGCCCGTGGCCGACGAGCCGACGTTCCGCGACGAGCCCGCGCCCGCCGAGGCACCTGCTGACGCGTTCTCGCCCGTCGACGCCTCGGCCCTCGCCGAGAAGCCTGCGTCCGCGGACGACGCCGGGCTGGCCGACGCTGCTGCATCGGCCGACGGCTTTGCGCCTGTTCCGGCCTTCGCGCCGTCGGACGATCTCGTCCCCGCGCAGAACCTCGTCCCGGGCGAGCGCGCTGCGCCCGTCGAGGACGTCGCGCCCGTCCAGGACGTCGCGCCCGTCCAGGACGCCGCGCCCGTCCAGGACGTCGCGCCCGCCGAGGACGTCGCGCCCGCCGAGCCGGCCGAGCGCATCGTGACCCTGGCGGACATCCCGCGCCGCACTTCGGCGTTCGCCACCCTCCGGGAGCTCGACTCGTCGCCGACCGTCGCGCCGAGCGCTCCGGCCGTCGAGAGCACGCTCGTCGTCGACGACGCCCCCGTCGCGGAGTCGGCGGAGCCGGTCACCGAGATCGGCACACCGGCCGAGGGCGTGCCGCACGCTCACGCCGACGAGCAGGCCGAGCCCGCTGACGCCGCCCCTGAGCACGCCGCGGTCGACGAGGAGCCCGAGCTCATCCCCTTCCCGGAGGACGAGCCGGTCGCGCTCCTCGGTGCGCTCGAGTCCTGGAGCGTGCCCGGCGTCCAGCCCGCCGACGCGTCTGCCCCTGTCGCGGAACCCGAGGCTGACCCGGAGCCCTCCGCGCCCGCACCGGTCGAGACCCCCGGGCACCCGTTCGCGCCCGTGACGTCGCTCGATGAAGCGGCTCCGGCCGCTGAGCCCGCCCCGGCGGCAGAGATCCCCGGACACCCGTTCGCGCCGGTCACCGCACCTGAGCCCGACACGGCCCCCGACGCGCTCGCGGCTCCGGTTGAGGAGGCACCCGTCGCGGCGGTCCCCGCGCACCCGTTCGCGCCGGTCAACCCGCCCGAGGAGGCGGCCGCCGTCGAGGAGCCCCCGCTGTCGGAGCTCCCGCCGACCGACCACCCGTTCACGCCCGTGACCGCACCCGAGCTGGCCGACGCCGTGACCGACGTGCCGCTCGTCGCCGAGTCCACGGCGCACCCGTTCGCGCCGGTCACCGCCCCCGCGCCGCAGCACGTCCCCGACCTCGAGCCCGAGGACGAGCTCGTCGCGGTGCAGCCTGCACCCTCCGCAGCCCCGTCCGAGGCGCCGCACGAGCGTGACCGCATGGACGAGGTCCCGGCCGAGCCCGTGCGCGCCATCCTCGCGCTCGGCGCCAACCTCGGCGACGCCCGCGAGACGCTGCGCCAGGCGGTCCGCGAGCTCGAGTCGTCCGGTGTCATCGACATCGAGGCGGTCGCGCCGCTCGCTCGGACCGCCGCTGTCGGTGGCCCCGAGCAGCCCGACTACCTCAACACGGTGATCATGGTCCGCACGCTCCTCGCGCCTCGCGAGCTGCTGCACCTGTGCCAGCACATCGAGCAGGTGCACGGCCGGGTCCGCACCGAGCACTGGGGACCGCGCACGCTCGACATCGACATCATCACGTACGGCCAGGTCACCGGCGTGACCGACGACCTCGAGCTCCCGCACCCGCGCGCGCACGAGCGCGCGTTCGTCCTGCAGCCGTGGGACCAGATCGAGCCCGGCGCCGTGCTGCCCGGTCTCGGCGGCGGCCCCGTCGACGCGCTCGCCGCGACCGCCCCGGACCGCCAGGGTGTGCGCTGGCTCGCGCTCGACTGGCTCGACGAGCAGCCCGGTGAGGGTGAGATCGAGGACGTGCCGCCGACCCCGGCGCAGCCCACCGCCCCGACGCCGTTCTCCGAGGATGGCCCCGCGCAGTGACTCGCGGTGTGCGCCTGCGGTGGCTCGTCGTCGTGGCGCTCGTGGTCACGGCGCTCGGCTGGTTGGTCCTCGACCAGGCGCGAGGCCGCGGCAGCATGCCGTCGCCCGTGCGCTGGCCGGTGCACCTGGGCCTCGCGCTGCTGAGCGTCGCGGTCGTCGTCGCCGGCCTGCAGGTGCGCGCGTACCTGCGGGGGCGCAAGCCCTCCCTCGGCGGTCTGCGCGCGGCGCGGACGCTCGTCCTCGCGCAGGCGGCCGCGCTCTCCGGCGCGGGGTTGACGGGCTGGTACGCGGCCCAGGCGCTCCTCGTCGTCGGTGACCTCGGCTACGAGCCGATGCGCGACCGCGCGATCGGGGCAGGCGCCGCGGCGCTGCTGTCCGTGGCTCTCACGGTTGCCGGGTGCGTCGTCGAACGCTGGTGCCGCATCGCGTCGCCGCACGACGACGACCTCGACGGCCCCGCCAGCACGGGCCCCGAGCCGGACGGTCAGCCCGCCTGAGCGGACGCGTCCGACGAAAGGGCGGCGCGCCGCCCGGTTGCTCGTGGCACCTGTCGCAAGGCGAGACGGTGGGGCGGTGGCTCGGGCTGCCAGCTGCGCGGTGGGCGGCGTCGCGCTCGCCCGGGCTGCTGCGCAGGGCCGACGACTGGACCTCGGGCACGACGGTGGGAGGATGGGCGCATGACCACGGAGCAGACTCCCACGAGCGAGCACGTCACGATCTCGACCAGCCCGTTCGACCCTGACGGCATCGCCTGGCAGCGGGTCTCCCTGCGCCTCGTCACCGCCCGCCAGATCATCGCCGCGATCTTCCTCGGCCTGCCGACGATCGCCGCCGCGGTCGTCGCGGTGCTCGTGACGCCGTGGGTGTGGATCGGCGCCGGTGCCGTCGGCCTCGTGTGGCTCTGGGTCGCCATCATCATCTGGCGGCAGGTCCGCGCGATCGGCTACGTCGAGCGCGAGGACGACCTCCTGCTGCGCAAGGGCGTCATGTTCCGCTCGCTCGTCGTCGTGCCGTACGGCCGCATGCAGTACGTCGACGTGACCGCGGGCCCGCTCGCGCGCGCCCTCGGCATCGCGTCCGTCCAGCTGCACACCGCCGCGCCGGGCACCGACGCCACGATCGACGGGCTCGAGCCCGCCGAGGCGGCTCGCCTGCGCGACCGGCTCGCGTCGCGCGGCGAGGCCCAGCTGGCGGGGCTGTGAGCGTGGCGGGACCCGAGACGCCGCCCGCGACCGACCTGCAGGAGAACGAGGCCGGGCTGTCCTGGCGGCGCATGCACCCGGTCACGCCGGTCGTGCGTGGCTGGGCCGTGATCGTCGCCCTGGTGTTCGTCGTCGCCAACAACATCGGCGACAACTTCGGCGAGGCCGGCGAGGCGGTCCAGGACCTCGGCTTCGGCATCGTCGCGCTCGTCGTCGCGGCCATCCTGCTCGTCGTCTTCGCGTACTGCGCGATCGCGTGGCGGATGATGCGCTACGCCGTCGGCCCCGACGCCGTGCACCTGCACAAGGGCGTCCTGTTCCGGCAGCAGCGCCAGGCGCGGCTCGACCGCATCCAGGCGATCGACGTCGTCCAGCCGGTGCTCGCGCGCATCTTCCAGCTCGGCGAGCTGCGCATCGAGGTCGCCGGTGGTGCGGACTCGACCGTCGCGATCGGCTTCCTCAAGATGTCCGACGCGAACGAGCTGCGCGCCGAGCTGCTCGCCCGCGCCGCGGGCGTCGAGCTCGTCGAGGGCGAGGCCGCCCCCGTCGCACCGGAGGAGAGCGTCCTCGACGTGCCGTTCGGCATGCTCATCGGCTCGATCCTGCGCACGTGGGCGCTCCCGATGTTCGTGCTCGTGCTGATCGGCATCGGCGTCGTCGTCGTCATCAGCGGGCAGTGGAGCGCGCTGTTCTCGTTCATCCCCGCGATCTTCGGTTTCGGCAGCTACCTCGCCGGGCGGTTCTTCGGCGAGGCGAACTTCACGGCCGCCGTCTCCCCGGACGGCATCCGGTTGCGCTCGGGCCTGCTCGAGACGCGTGCCCAGACCATCCCGCCCGGCCGCGTCCAGGCCCTGCGGCTGCGCCAGCCGCTGCTGTGGCGGCGCAAGGACTGGTGGCGCGTCGACGTGACGATCGCCGGGTACTTCGGGGGCGCGGAGGCGGCCAAGACGACGTCGAACCTGCTGCTGCCGGTCGGTGACCGCCGCGCGGCGCTCGACGCGATGTGGCTCGTGCTGCCGGACCTCGGCGTCCAGGACCCGCTCGGCCTCCTGGAGGAAGCGTTCACGGGCTCGGGCGCGAGCGAGCGCTTCGTGACGAGCCCGCGCGCGGCGCGGTGGCTCGACCCGTGGAGCTGGCGCCGCAACGGTTACGCCGTCACGGGCCGCGGCCTGGTCATCCGCACGGGTCGGTTCACGCGCTCGGTCGTGCTCGTGCCGCACGAGCGCACCCAGTCGCTCGCCCTCCAGCAGGGGCCGCTGCAGCGTCGTCTCGGCCTCACGAGCTTCGCCCTGCATGTCTCGGCCGGCCCGGTCGTCCCGGCCGTCCCGCACCTCGCGGACGCCGACGCCGCACGCCTGCTCCTCGAGCAGGACGACCGCGCCCGCACCGCCCGCCTGGGCACAGGACCGGAGCAGTGGATGCGCCAGATCGCGGTGCCCGCGCTCGACGCGGCGTCGCCCGCAGCGCCCGACGCTGCGCCGCCCGCAGCGCCTGACTCGGACGGGGGCGCACCGCAGTGACGCAGTCCCAGCGGCCCGGCCGGCTCGGGGTCGGGATCGTCGGGGCGGGCCGCGTGGGCGCCGTGCTCGGCTCCGCGCTCCGCTCGGTCGGGCACACGGTCGTCGGCGCGTCCGGCGTCTCCGAGGCGTCCCGCGACCGGATCGAGGCGCTCCTGCCCGGAGTGCCCGTGCTCGAGGTCCCCGAGGTCGTGCGGCGCAGCCAGCTCGTCCTGCTCACGGTGCCCGACGACGCGCTCGCCGACCTCGTGTCCGGCCTCGCAGCGCTCGGCGCCTGGCAGGCAGGGCAGATCGTCGTGCACACGTCGGGCCGCTACGGCACCGACGTCCTCGCGCCTGCCGCAGCGGGCGGAGCGATCGCTCTTGCGCTCCACCCCGCGATGGCCTTCACGGGCACGTCGCTCGACCTCGCGCGCCTCGAGGGCGCGGCGTTCGCGGTGACCTCCGCGCCGATGGTCGCGCCGATCGGGCAGGCGCTCGTCGTCGAGCTCGGCGGCGAGCCCGTCGTCCTCGACGAGAGCCGGCGCGGGCTGTACCACGCGGCCCTCGCGCACGCGTCCAACCACCTCGTCGTCCTGCTCGCGCAGGCCGCGCAGGCGCTCGGCGTCGCGGGCGTCGAGGACCCGGGGCGCATGCTCGCACCGCTCGTCCACGCGAGCCTCGAGAGCGCGCTGCGTGCGGCCGACGTCGGCGACGCGGCGCAGCCCCCGAGCGCGGGCGACCCGGGCGCGATCGCCGCCCTCACCGGACCCGTGTCGCGCGGCGACGTCGGCACGGTCCGCGAGCACCTCGAGGTCCTCGCCGACCTCGCAGCGGACGAGGACGCCCTCGACGTCGTCGAGAGCTACCGCGCCCTGAGCCGGGCCGCGACGCAGCGCGCCCTCGGCGTCGGGCGCATCGACCCGGACCAGGCGCGAGCGCTGCTCGACGCCCTGAACGAACCAGCACCACCGGAGGACCGCTCATGACCACCATCGCCCGCACGCGCGCCGAGCTCGACGAGGCGCTGTGGGCGCCCGAGGAGCTCGCCGGCCTCGACCTCGACGACGTCGGCGACGAGACCGCGCCGCGCCGCGCCGTCGTCATGACGATGGGCGCCCTGCACGACGGGCACCTGTCGCTCGTCCGCGCGGCGCGCGAGGCCGTCGGGCCCGACGGCCAGGTCGTCGTGACGATCTTCGTCAACCCGTTGCAGTTCGGGCCGGGCGAGGACTTCGACGCGTACCCGCGCGACCTCGACAAGGACGTGCGCATGCTCGAGTCGGCCGGCGCGAAGGGCCGGGTCGACGTCGTCTTCGCGCCGAGCGACGAGGAGATGTACCCGTCCGGGCCGATCGTCCGCGTGACTGCCGGCTCGATCGGCGAGGTGCTCGAGGGCGCGATCCGTCCCGGCCACTTCGACGGCGTGCTGACGGTCGTCCTCAAGCTGCTCAACCTCACGGCGCCCGACGTCGCGGTGTTCGGCGAGAAGGACGCGCAGCAGCTCCTCGCGGTCCGACGCATGGTCCTCGACCTCGACCTGCCGGTCGAGATCCTCGGCGTCCCGATCGTGCGGCAGGAGGACGGGCTCGCCCTGTCGTCGCGCAACGCGTACCTGTCCGACGACGAGCGGTCGCAGGCCCTCGCCCTGTCCGCGGCGCTGCGCGCGGGTTCCGCGGTTGCCGCGCAGGGCGCGGACGCGGTCCGCGCCGCGGCCCAGGCGGTGCTCGACGACGCCGGGATCTCCGCCGACTACCTCGCGCTCGTCGACGCGACTACCGTGGAGGAGGTGCCCTCGGACTTCTCCGGCCCGGCGCGTCTCCTCGTGGCTGCTCGCGTGGGTACCACCCGACTGATCGACAACACGGCCGTCGACCTGCGCGGGCCTGCACAGGCCTGACTCGCCGCGTCCGTGGAAGGACACTGATGAACACCACCCCTCCGGCCTCGCTGATGCGCCCGATGATGATCGCGAAGATCCACCGGGCGACCGTCACGCAGGCGGACCTCCACTACGTCGGCTCGATCACGGTCGACGCCGACCTGCTCCGGGCGGCCGACCTGATCGCGGGCCAGCAGGTCGACGTCGTCGACGTCACGAACGGCTCCCGCCTGACGACGTACGTCATCCCGGGCGAGCCCGGCTCTGGCCAGATCTGCATCAACGGCGCCGCCGCGCACCTCGTCCACCCGGGCGACGTCGTCATCCTCATCGCCTACGGGTCGATGAACGACGCCGACGCGCGCACCTTCATGCCGCACGTCGTCTTCGTCGACGCGGACAACCGCATCGTCGAGGTCAACGAGGAGCCGGGCCAGGTGCCCGACGGCTACGGCCTCGAGGCGTCCGGCCTGCCGATCGCGGGCTTCCAGCACCCGGTCGCCCCGGCGGACCTGTCGTGACCGGGCCGGTGCTCGCGCGCCGGCTCGAAGCGCCCCAGCCGGGCTGGACGGCGCACGCTGACGTGGTGGTCGTGGGGTCGGGCATCGCGGGGCTGACGGCGGCGCTCGAGCTGCGTTCGCGGCTCGGCGAGTCCGGGCGTGTGCTGCTCGTGACGAAGGGGGAGCTGTCGTCGGGCTCGACCGTGTGGGCGCAGGGCGGCATCGCGGCTGCTCTGGACCCGACGGACTCTCCCCAGGCGCACCTCGAGGACACCCTCGTCGCGGGCGTCGGGGTGTGCGACCGCACCGCGGTCGAGGTCCTCGTGACCGAGGGCCCGGACCGGGTGCGCGAGCTCGTCGCGCTCGGCGCGCGTTTCGACCGCGCCCCGGGAGGCGACATCGCGCTGACCCGTGAGGGCGGGCACCACGCGGACCGCATCGCGCACGCGGGCGGCGACGCGACGGGTGCCGAGATCTCGCGGGCGCTGCTCGCGCAGCTCGACGCGGTCGTGTCGGACCCGGGCATCGACGTGATCGAGCACGCGCTCGTCCTCGACCTGCTCCAGGGTGAGCCGACGCGCGACGCGGACGGCAACGAGGTCCCCGGCGCGGTCGCCGGGGTGACCTTGCACGTCATCGGTGAGGGGCAGCGCGACGGCGTCGGCGCCGTCCTCGCGCCTGCGGTCGTCCTCGCGACCGGTGGCATCGGCCAGGTCTACCGCTCCTCGACGAACCCGGTGCAGGCCACGGGCGACGGCGACGCGCTCGCCCTGCGCGCGGGCGCCGTCCTGGGCGACGTCGAGTTCGTGCAGTTCCACCCGACCGTGCTGTGGCTCGGCTCGGGCATGCGCGGCCAGCTCCCGCTCATCTCGGAGGCCGTGCGCGGCGAGGGCGCGTGGCTCGTCGACATCGACGGCGTGCGCTTCATGCCGGACGTGCACCCGATGGCGGAGCTCGCCCCGCGCGACGTCGTCGCGCACGCGATCGTCGAGCGCCTCAAGGTGACCGACGCGAACCACGTGTTCCTCGATGCCCGTCACCTCGGCGCGGACTTCCTGCGGGAGCGGTTCCCGACGATCACGGACCGCCTCGCGGAGCACGGCATCGACTGGACGACGGACCTCGTGCCCGTCGCGCCGGCACAGCACTACCACTCGGGCGGCGTCGTCACGGACCTGCACGGGCGCACGAACGTGCCCGGTCTGTACGCGGTCGGCGAGGTCGCGTGCACGGGCGTGCACGGCGCGAACCGCCTCGCGTCCAACTCCCTCCTCGAGGGCCTCGTCTTCGCGCACCGCGCGGCCGCCGACGTCGTGGACGGGCTCCGTTCGGGGCGCCTCGCCCCGCTCGAGCCGGTCGAGTACGAGGGCCCGGTCGCGCTCGTGCCTGCGGCGATGCGCTCTCGCATCCA
This genomic window from Flavimobilis soli contains:
- a CDS encoding Rossmann-like and DUF2520 domain-containing protein, translating into MTQSQRPGRLGVGIVGAGRVGAVLGSALRSVGHTVVGASGVSEASRDRIEALLPGVPVLEVPEVVRRSQLVLLTVPDDALADLVSGLAALGAWQAGQIVVHTSGRYGTDVLAPAAAGGAIALALHPAMAFTGTSLDLARLEGAAFAVTSAPMVAPIGQALVVELGGEPVVLDESRRGLYHAALAHASNHLVVLLAQAAQALGVAGVEDPGRMLAPLVHASLESALRAADVGDAAQPPSAGDPGAIAALTGPVSRGDVGTVREHLEVLADLAADEDALDVVESYRALSRAATQRALGVGRIDPDQARALLDALNEPAPPEDRS
- a CDS encoding PH domain-containing protein produces the protein MAGPETPPATDLQENEAGLSWRRMHPVTPVVRGWAVIVALVFVVANNIGDNFGEAGEAVQDLGFGIVALVVAAILLVVFAYCAIAWRMMRYAVGPDAVHLHKGVLFRQQRQARLDRIQAIDVVQPVLARIFQLGELRIEVAGGADSTVAIGFLKMSDANELRAELLARAAGVELVEGEAAPVAPEESVLDVPFGMLIGSILRTWALPMFVLVLIGIGVVVVISGQWSALFSFIPAIFGFGSYLAGRFFGEANFTAAVSPDGIRLRSGLLETRAQTIPPGRVQALRLRQPLLWRRKDWWRVDVTIAGYFGGAEAAKTTSNLLLPVGDRRAALDAMWLVLPDLGVQDPLGLLEEAFTGSGASERFVTSPRAARWLDPWSWRRNGYAVTGRGLVIRTGRFTRSVVLVPHERTQSLALQQGPLQRRLGLTSFALHVSAGPVVPAVPHLADADAARLLLEQDDRARTARLGTGPEQWMRQIAVPALDAASPAAPDAAPPAAPDSDGGAPQ
- a CDS encoding L-aspartate oxidase, with protein sequence MTGPVLARRLEAPQPGWTAHADVVVVGSGIAGLTAALELRSRLGESGRVLLVTKGELSSGSTVWAQGGIAAALDPTDSPQAHLEDTLVAGVGVCDRTAVEVLVTEGPDRVRELVALGARFDRAPGGDIALTREGGHHADRIAHAGGDATGAEISRALLAQLDAVVSDPGIDVIEHALVLDLLQGEPTRDADGNEVPGAVAGVTLHVIGEGQRDGVGAVLAPAVVLATGGIGQVYRSSTNPVQATGDGDALALRAGAVLGDVEFVQFHPTVLWLGSGMRGQLPLISEAVRGEGAWLVDIDGVRFMPDVHPMAELAPRDVVAHAIVERLKVTDANHVFLDARHLGADFLRERFPTITDRLAEHGIDWTTDLVPVAPAQHYHSGGVVTDLHGRTNVPGLYAVGEVACTGVHGANRLASNSLLEGLVFAHRAAADVVDGLRSGRLAPLEPVEYEGPVALVPAAMRSRIQRAAAFGPGVVRSRDGLVESLDRLGAVPIDGGPRPAGVVDAHPQVAEWETTNLHQLATVLAVTALERTESRGGHFRTDFPEQDDAWRVRVEVRLDTEGRVVVEHRDVVRADAVGQGV
- the folK gene encoding 2-amino-4-hydroxy-6-hydroxymethyldihydropteridine diphosphokinase codes for the protein MSLPTPGSVADQHGRPLDQVRLTGIRAKGYHGVLDHERAEGQVFVADVVVHLDTRRAAAGDDLSLTLSYATLAEQVVEVIEGPAVQLVETLAEQIASVVMDHAIVGAVDVFVHKPHAPVPVPFDDVVVAVHRDRTKLPAARFDPQAEPAASVASLPSLREERAQEPVAEQLVAEQPVAVEPVVEAAPATVELPAVDRDEEAYAADAEAPTRESALTEDALGGGLGSLGAGALGAAASLGGAALPGGGAFGGGAALPGVSRSGGMTFPPSTDDLGAPVLPTDASHAAAPAAEEPVVGRRFDVDPADATIEMPITQLDDEPDVVEGPAPEQAAAEAPVAEAAPEAFAYAPVADEPTFRDEPAPAEAPADAFSPVDASALAEKPASADDAGLADAAASADGFAPVPAFAPSDDLVPAQNLVPGERAAPVEDVAPVQDVAPVQDAAPVQDVAPAEDVAPAEPAERIVTLADIPRRTSAFATLRELDSSPTVAPSAPAVESTLVVDDAPVAESAEPVTEIGTPAEGVPHAHADEQAEPADAAPEHAAVDEEPELIPFPEDEPVALLGALESWSVPGVQPADASAPVAEPEADPEPSAPAPVETPGHPFAPVTSLDEAAPAAEPAPAAEIPGHPFAPVTAPEPDTAPDALAAPVEEAPVAAVPAHPFAPVNPPEEAAAVEEPPLSELPPTDHPFTPVTAPELADAVTDVPLVAESTAHPFAPVTAPAPQHVPDLEPEDELVAVQPAPSAAPSEAPHERDRMDEVPAEPVRAILALGANLGDARETLRQAVRELESSGVIDIEAVAPLARTAAVGGPEQPDYLNTVIMVRTLLAPRELLHLCQHIEQVHGRVRTEHWGPRTLDIDIITYGQVTGVTDDLELPHPRAHERAFVLQPWDQIEPGAVLPGLGGGPVDALAATAPDRQGVRWLALDWLDEQPGEGEIEDVPPTPAQPTAPTPFSEDGPAQ
- the panD gene encoding aspartate 1-decarboxylase, which gives rise to MNTTPPASLMRPMMIAKIHRATVTQADLHYVGSITVDADLLRAADLIAGQQVDVVDVTNGSRLTTYVIPGEPGSGQICINGAAAHLVHPGDVVILIAYGSMNDADARTFMPHVVFVDADNRIVEVNEEPGQVPDGYGLEASGLPIAGFQHPVAPADLS
- a CDS encoding DUF3180 domain-containing protein, which codes for MTRGVRLRWLVVVALVVTALGWLVLDQARGRGSMPSPVRWPVHLGLALLSVAVVVAGLQVRAYLRGRKPSLGGLRAARTLVLAQAAALSGAGLTGWYAAQALLVVGDLGYEPMRDRAIGAGAAALLSVALTVAGCVVERWCRIASPHDDDLDGPASTGPEPDGQPA
- the panC gene encoding pantoate--beta-alanine ligase; translation: MTTIARTRAELDEALWAPEELAGLDLDDVGDETAPRRAVVMTMGALHDGHLSLVRAAREAVGPDGQVVVTIFVNPLQFGPGEDFDAYPRDLDKDVRMLESAGAKGRVDVVFAPSDEEMYPSGPIVRVTAGSIGEVLEGAIRPGHFDGVLTVVLKLLNLTAPDVAVFGEKDAQQLLAVRRMVLDLDLPVEILGVPIVRQEDGLALSSRNAYLSDDERSQALALSAALRAGSAVAAQGADAVRAAAQAVLDDAGISADYLALVDATTVEEVPSDFSGPARLLVAARVGTTRLIDNTAVDLRGPAQA
- a CDS encoding PH domain-containing protein, translated to MTTEQTPTSEHVTISTSPFDPDGIAWQRVSLRLVTARQIIAAIFLGLPTIAAAVVAVLVTPWVWIGAGAVGLVWLWVAIIIWRQVRAIGYVEREDDLLLRKGVMFRSLVVVPYGRMQYVDVTAGPLARALGIASVQLHTAAPGTDATIDGLEPAEAARLRDRLASRGEAQLAGL